CTATTCTCTTATAGGACTCACCATTTATCATTATCTGCCATTTTCCAGTACGAACTGGTTTTGCTCCATTTTTAAGAAGCCCTGCTTTTAAACCTTTTTTCCCGTCAAGGTTTTTGCCGTCTTCTGTTTTTTTCCAAATAGGAAGTCCCCATTCTTCAAAAAGATGAACTGAATCATCTACATGGCAGCCTAAATCAAAAATTAAGTCTTCACGAACAATACCCATTAAGTCATTTCTAACCATTCTAACATAGTCATCAGGACTATTTTCACCAACATAAGTATTAATAGCTGAAAGACCTTGAGCAACAGCGCCACTTCTTTCCATAGAAGCTTTATCTACAAGTAAAACACTCATATCAGAAGGTAACCACTTTTTAATTTCAAAAGCGGTCCCACATGCAGCCATACCACCACCAACTATAAGAATATCAACTTCTTTTTCTACAACTTCTGGATCTCTTATTGCCTTAAGTTCTCCCAGAGGTTTATTAGGTAATGCCATATTTATCCTCCTTAAATTTTAGTAATTTTCTTTCTTAATCATTAAATATAACAGATTTCACAAATCAATCTATACAGTGGCTTTAGGTCGTGGTAATTGTCTTCCATCAACCTCTTCTGTAAAGAGAAGCTCGCTATTAAGATCTTTTCCTTTTAGATCTTCATATGCATTTGCTGCACCTTCTGGAGTTGTTCTAATAGGGAATTTAAATCTTTTTATTGTTCCGTTTCTAAACGTACATGTCCACATAATGTCTTCTGAACTTAACATTGGAACAACATTGCTTCCAAGAGGAACAAAGTCAGAATAGCCTCTTACTTGAATTGCCTGTTGAGGACAAATTTTAACGCAAGAAAAACATTCCCAGCATTGGTCTGGTTCTTGGTTATAAGCTTTCATAGCAACTGTGTCTAAAACCATTAAATCATTAGGGCAAATATACATACATGCTGTTTTATCTCCACCCTTGCAACCATCACATTTTTCGGTAATTACATAACTTGGCATTTTACTGCACCTCCTAAGTTTAGCATTATAAAAAAAATTAGGAACTAACTTCATCAACTTAACTACATTTTTGCCTAATAAACTATTAAACCGCCACCTCCCTTCACATCCAAATAAAACTACTTCCTCTCAATTTGCCTTATTTTACTCAGGCTTACTTAAATATTATATTAAAATTTTAGGTGATTCTAATGTT
This window of the Desulfobacterales bacterium genome carries:
- the aprB gene encoding adenylyl-sulfate reductase subunit beta — encoded protein: MPSYVITEKCDGCKGGDKTACMYICPNDLMVLDTVAMKAYNQEPDQCWECFSCVKICPQQAIQVRGYSDFVPLGSNVVPMLSSEDIMWTCTFRNGTIKRFKFPIRTTPEGAANAYEDLKGKDLNSELLFTEEVDGRQLPRPKATV